One window of Botrimarina mediterranea genomic DNA carries:
- a CDS encoding PEP-CTERM sorting domain-containing protein (PEP-CTERM proteins occur, often in large numbers, in the proteomes of bacteria that also encode an exosortase, a predicted intramembrane cysteine proteinase. The presence of a PEP-CTERM domain at a protein's C-terminus predicts cleavage within the sorting domain, followed by covalent anchoring to some some component of the (usually Gram-negative) cell surface. Many PEP-CTERM proteins exhibit an unusual sequence composition that includes large numbers of potential glycosylation sites. Expression of one such protein has been shown restore the ability of a bacterium to form floc, a type of biofilm.): MTRSTSHSHPSASHGAAALACLLLLGASASAVSIPIVNHSFEGPDAAGGYLLETPTGWTSLDSNNEFVESITGVGMSGGDGLQYLGVENGTLYQDLGVSFQPGMTYRVDLASAHREGFTHGEVEFGVFSSDAIGTDLGTAGFMDIQGVWDGSGNPDGDNLWNVFRDASALNQIGSGALGRVSTFTVGGTAPTGNIVVFIRNSTGAARVNVDNIRLEEISGIVLGDVNGDGNVLLDDYAIIRDNFRMNVATRNLGDLSGDGEVDFTDFLEWRNNSEFGGLSMAQLNAMLQSVPEPTSALLVSAGVLGAATRRRRS; the protein is encoded by the coding sequence ATGACCCGTTCGACGAGTCATTCGCATCCATCCGCGAGCCACGGCGCCGCGGCCCTGGCGTGCCTGCTGCTGCTCGGGGCGTCGGCATCGGCGGTCTCGATACCGATTGTCAACCACAGCTTCGAGGGCCCCGACGCCGCCGGTGGGTACCTGCTGGAGACCCCGACCGGCTGGACCAGCCTCGACTCGAACAACGAGTTCGTCGAGTCGATCACCGGCGTCGGCATGTCGGGAGGGGACGGCCTGCAGTATCTCGGTGTGGAGAACGGCACGCTTTACCAAGACCTGGGAGTGTCGTTTCAGCCTGGGATGACTTACCGGGTTGATCTCGCCAGCGCACACCGTGAGGGCTTCACCCACGGTGAGGTAGAGTTCGGCGTCTTTTCCAGCGACGCCATCGGGACGGACCTCGGAACCGCGGGCTTCATGGACATCCAAGGTGTCTGGGACGGTTCGGGGAATCCGGACGGCGACAACCTGTGGAACGTCTTCCGCGACGCCAGCGCCTTGAATCAGATCGGCTCCGGCGCCTTGGGGCGTGTCTCGACCTTCACCGTTGGCGGCACGGCGCCGACCGGCAACATCGTCGTGTTCATCCGGAACTCCACGGGCGCGGCCCGAGTTAATGTTGATAACATCCGCTTGGAGGAGATCTCCGGCATCGTCCTCGGCGACGTCAACGGCGACGGCAACGTGCTCCTCGATGATTACGCCATTATCCGTGACAACTTCCGCATGAATGTCGCTACGCGTAATCTTGGCGACCTCAGCGGCGACGGCGAGGTTGATTTCACCGACTTCCTCGAGTGGAGAAACAACTCCGAGTTCGGCGGCCTCTCGATGGCCCAGCTCAATGCGATGCTGCAAAGCGTGCCCGAGCCGACGAGCGCCCTGCTGGTGTCGGCCGGCGTGCTCGGCGCCGCGACGCGGCGCCGCCGGTCGTAA
- a CDS encoding DUF1559 family PulG-like putative transporter produces MQRPTASRVRPDAAASGFTLVELLVVIAIIGILVALLLPAVQAAREAARRNQCKSQLKQLALGSINHHDVHSHFQTGGWGWAYIGDPDWGFGKDQPGGWVFNTLPFIEEQALRDSSGDGQRTDASGRRPDRTQLEMARAVVQTPVKLTNCPSRRPAIPYKRWGGTLKNALTPEESIKMDYAINAGHVFVEWPDNTIYEGPADYSAAARAQFYERADNLLNTTNAADGTAAYSGVSFGRSEVGIRQITDGTSHTYLIGEKYVPANNYDATTDWAGDNETWCTGFNNDNFRATATNNGADALVPIPDSDLTSPQSPNRFGSAHSSVWLVAMCDGSVHAMSYDLDWQIHRDLGNRADGNVASVNN; encoded by the coding sequence ATGCAGCGTCCAACAGCATCTCGAGTCCGTCCCGATGCAGCGGCCAGCGGCTTTACGTTGGTCGAGTTGCTGGTGGTGATCGCCATCATTGGGATACTGGTCGCCCTGTTGCTCCCGGCTGTTCAAGCGGCCCGCGAAGCGGCGCGGCGCAACCAGTGCAAGAGCCAGCTCAAGCAGCTCGCTCTCGGCTCGATCAATCACCACGATGTGCACAGCCATTTCCAGACCGGCGGATGGGGGTGGGCGTACATCGGCGATCCCGACTGGGGATTCGGCAAGGATCAGCCGGGCGGGTGGGTCTTCAACACGCTCCCGTTCATCGAGGAGCAAGCGCTACGTGACAGCAGCGGCGACGGCCAACGGACCGACGCCTCGGGCCGCCGTCCCGACAGGACCCAACTCGAAATGGCTCGGGCGGTCGTGCAGACTCCGGTAAAGCTCACCAACTGCCCGAGCCGTCGCCCCGCGATCCCGTACAAGCGATGGGGCGGCACATTGAAGAACGCGCTGACGCCCGAAGAGTCGATCAAGATGGACTACGCGATCAACGCCGGGCACGTCTTTGTCGAATGGCCCGACAACACGATCTACGAGGGGCCCGCGGATTACTCCGCAGCCGCCCGCGCCCAGTTCTATGAACGGGCGGATAACCTCCTCAACACAACCAATGCCGCCGATGGCACGGCGGCCTACTCCGGGGTCTCCTTCGGCCGAAGCGAGGTCGGCATCCGGCAGATCACCGACGGAACATCGCACACCTACCTGATTGGTGAGAAATACGTCCCCGCGAACAACTACGACGCGACCACCGACTGGGCCGGCGACAATGAGACTTGGTGCACCGGCTTCAACAACGACAACTTCCGCGCGACGGCCACTAACAACGGGGCCGACGCGCTGGTGCCGATCCCGGATTCCGATCTCACGTCCCCCCAATCCCCCAACCGGTTCGGCTCGGCCCATTCCAGCGTGTGGCTGGTCGCGATGTGCGATGGGAGCGTTCACGCAATGAGTTACGACCTCGATTGGCAGATTCATCGCGACCTCGGAAACCGCGCCGACGGCAACGTCGCCTCGGTCAACAACTGA
- a CDS encoding sigma-70 family RNA polymerase sigma factor, with translation MDSITPTDARLVEPTMGDELDTFVTELTGSQTNLRAYILATIGNRTDAHDILQRTNLVLWKNAASFRPGAPFMPWAITIAKYEIRSYYRERGRDRHVFSEDVAMLMLQTVQEEVADPTERQYALRHCLGDLPAKSRRLIQLRYESEFTLQQIAEKLRQTESAVKSAFARVRRSLEACVERRLAAESRETPA, from the coding sequence GTGGATTCTATTACCCCAACCGACGCAAGGCTGGTCGAACCGACGATGGGCGACGAACTCGATACGTTTGTCACCGAGCTCACCGGCAGCCAAACCAACCTGCGAGCGTATATTCTTGCGACCATCGGTAACCGCACCGACGCCCACGACATCCTGCAGCGCACCAACCTTGTTCTCTGGAAGAACGCCGCCAGCTTCCGACCCGGCGCGCCGTTCATGCCGTGGGCGATCACGATCGCTAAATACGAGATCCGGTCGTACTACCGTGAACGCGGGCGTGACCGCCACGTCTTCTCGGAGGACGTGGCGATGCTGATGCTACAAACGGTCCAAGAAGAGGTCGCCGACCCGACCGAGCGACAATACGCCCTCCGCCACTGCCTCGGCGACCTCCCCGCCAAGAGTCGGCGGCTGATTCAATTACGCTATGAGTCGGAGTTCACGCTGCAACAGATCGCCGAGAAGTTGCGACAAACGGAGAGCGCCGTGAAGAGCGCGTTCGCCCGGGTGAGACGGTCACTCGAGGCATGCGTCGAACGTCGCTTAGCCGCTGAGTCCCGCGAAACCCCTGCTTAA
- a CDS encoding FecR domain-containing protein: MSDASAHHRDLDEILADALEGLATEDELTRLSDELRQNAEFRTRACRYLVDDSLIAELILPARQVKGLVESLSAPHLRTTPARRKTPGSWLGFFYENRGAVVAAAAAVLLVGLSVLHLRALKEIDRLHSLAVVDIAQVETADGRSPAQSDGSSSPPAKQVVGRVSGLDGVEWESDEQALRFGETVLQGRMISLTSGVVELLLTTGAKVTIEGPAKFEAGSTIETTLDHGRIAAAVPRAARGFTIFTPTSEVVDLGTQFGVSVDDLGDTEVHVFDGDVVARSRLKNASTELVHAQQNQAVRFGSTSDKPQRFAARTADFVRRLGPAITSESLPPLPVVKDLGVWYAADLVSNITLNQPVSSWRDVLVGDNEFPDDAWQFEEGRCPLLVEDDADRRALRFNGWSTYLETAPMDTSDRQTVFVVYAAGPANFATDHQGGILLKYPTAPSLEVAVFGDRSTHGWVWPGPGSDGNVGVVRSAPVEASGVTVVAYTYDAVAGRSELWNNGVSQGQSDAPIGFKQPGQRYIGRHPDLNLAAAFFGNIYEVLIYDAALDSEAMAALNGYLAERYRIPPGS, translated from the coding sequence ATGTCCGACGCATCAGCCCATCACCGCGACCTCGACGAGATTCTCGCCGATGCCCTCGAGGGGCTGGCGACCGAAGACGAGTTGACCCGGCTCAGCGATGAGCTGCGGCAGAACGCCGAGTTCCGCACGCGTGCTTGCAGGTATCTCGTCGATGACTCGCTGATCGCCGAGCTGATCCTGCCGGCACGGCAGGTGAAGGGCTTGGTCGAGTCCTTGTCGGCGCCGCATCTCCGAACGACGCCCGCCCGGCGGAAGACGCCGGGCTCTTGGCTGGGCTTCTTCTATGAAAACCGTGGCGCCGTCGTCGCGGCCGCGGCGGCCGTGCTGTTGGTAGGGCTCTCCGTGCTGCACCTGCGGGCACTGAAGGAGATCGACCGGTTGCATTCGCTCGCCGTCGTCGATATCGCCCAGGTCGAAACCGCCGATGGCCGGTCGCCAGCGCAGAGCGACGGTTCGTCGTCGCCCCCTGCGAAACAAGTTGTCGGCCGCGTCTCGGGTCTTGATGGAGTCGAGTGGGAGAGCGACGAACAGGCACTGCGGTTCGGCGAGACGGTGCTGCAAGGGCGGATGATCAGCCTCACCAGTGGGGTCGTCGAGCTGCTGCTCACCACCGGCGCCAAGGTGACCATCGAGGGGCCCGCGAAGTTCGAGGCGGGATCGACGATCGAGACGACCCTCGATCACGGCAGGATCGCCGCCGCGGTGCCGCGCGCCGCGCGGGGCTTCACGATCTTCACGCCCACCTCCGAAGTGGTCGATCTCGGCACGCAGTTCGGCGTCTCGGTCGATGACCTTGGCGACACCGAGGTGCATGTCTTCGACGGCGACGTCGTGGCTCGATCACGCTTGAAGAACGCGTCAACAGAATTGGTGCACGCCCAGCAGAACCAAGCGGTTCGCTTCGGCTCGACCAGCGACAAGCCACAGCGTTTCGCCGCGCGGACTGCTGACTTCGTCCGGAGGCTCGGGCCGGCGATCACTTCGGAGTCGCTGCCGCCCTTGCCGGTAGTGAAAGACTTAGGCGTCTGGTACGCCGCTGACCTCGTTTCCAACATCACGCTCAACCAGCCCGTTTCCAGCTGGCGTGACGTTCTGGTTGGCGACAACGAGTTCCCCGACGACGCTTGGCAGTTCGAGGAGGGCCGTTGCCCACTGCTCGTCGAAGACGACGCCGACCGCCGCGCGCTGCGTTTCAACGGTTGGTCCACCTACCTCGAGACGGCGCCAATGGACACCAGCGACCGACAAACGGTCTTCGTCGTCTATGCGGCGGGCCCGGCGAACTTCGCGACCGACCACCAGGGCGGCATCCTCCTCAAGTACCCCACCGCTCCGTCGCTCGAAGTCGCCGTTTTCGGTGACCGCTCCACCCACGGCTGGGTGTGGCCCGGGCCGGGGAGCGATGGCAACGTGGGCGTAGTGCGCAGCGCCCCGGTGGAGGCCTCGGGGGTGACGGTGGTCGCATACACCTACGACGCCGTCGCGGGGCGTTCCGAACTCTGGAACAACGGCGTTAGCCAAGGTCAATCGGACGCGCCCATCGGCTTTAAGCAGCCGGGCCAACGCTACATCGGCAGGCACCCCGATCTCAACCTTGCGGCGGCGTTCTTCGGCAACATCTACGAGGTTCTGATCTATGACGCCGCGCTGGACAGCGAGGCGATGGCGGCATTGAACGGCTACCTGGCGGAGCGCTACAGGATCCCCCCAGGTTCGTGA
- a CDS encoding DUF1559 family PulG-like putative transporter — translation MANRRCQRWLRPHRSIGFTVVELLVTISIVSLLVAITSPAIQCARESARRIECKSNLKQLALACVGHHDVHGHFPTGGWGWYWVGDADRGFGKDQPGGWIFNLLPYVEEYPLYDGTTDGDPYVLTRQQRLGAMTIVQTPLRIINCPSRRANTAYPMSNNSGGANGFFNAITPPTAGRSDYAINSGHVYNEWPQQELGRGPRSYQEADYWTTNSFWGGEQPAVTKRVPGSFAMTGIAFERSQVALRQVSDGLSHTYLLGERNISQAEYLTGFDSGDNETWCTGFNNDNYRKTARLVGGELVEASPAPDSAQGLEEHHGRFGSAHPAAWSVAFCDGSVREMSYDIDWRVHRDLGNRLDGNQPVAVDLSAAGH, via the coding sequence ATGGCAAACCGCCGCTGTCAGCGTTGGTTGAGGCCCCACCGTTCGATCGGGTTCACGGTCGTCGAGCTGCTGGTGACGATCTCGATCGTGTCGCTGTTGGTGGCCATCACGAGCCCCGCGATCCAATGCGCTCGCGAGTCGGCCCGCCGGATCGAGTGCAAGAGCAACCTCAAGCAGTTGGCGCTCGCCTGCGTCGGGCACCACGATGTCCACGGCCATTTCCCGACAGGCGGGTGGGGTTGGTACTGGGTGGGCGACGCCGACCGAGGCTTCGGCAAGGACCAGCCCGGGGGCTGGATCTTCAACCTCCTGCCTTACGTCGAAGAGTATCCCCTCTACGACGGTACGACCGATGGCGACCCGTATGTGTTGACACGGCAACAACGGCTCGGCGCCATGACGATCGTGCAAACGCCCCTACGAATCATCAACTGCCCGTCGCGCCGCGCGAACACCGCCTACCCGATGTCAAACAACTCAGGCGGCGCCAACGGCTTCTTCAACGCCATCACGCCGCCAACCGCCGGCCGCAGCGACTACGCGATCAACTCGGGCCACGTCTACAACGAATGGCCCCAGCAGGAACTCGGCCGAGGCCCGCGCAGCTACCAAGAGGCGGACTACTGGACGACGAACAGCTTCTGGGGCGGCGAGCAACCGGCCGTGACCAAGAGGGTGCCCGGTTCCTTTGCCATGACGGGAATCGCCTTCGAGCGGAGCCAAGTCGCCCTCCGCCAAGTGTCGGACGGACTGTCGCACACTTATCTGCTCGGTGAACGTAACATCTCCCAGGCGGAATACCTCACGGGCTTTGACAGCGGCGACAACGAGACCTGGTGCACCGGCTTCAACAACGACAACTACCGCAAGACTGCCCGACTCGTCGGCGGCGAGCTCGTCGAGGCGTCCCCTGCGCCCGACTCGGCGCAAGGGCTTGAGGAACATCACGGCCGCTTTGGCTCGGCTCACCCCGCCGCCTGGAGCGTCGCCTTCTGCGACGGCAGCGTGCGAGAAATGTCCTACGACATCGACTGGCGGGTCCACCGTGACCTCGGCAACCGACTCGACGGCAATCAGCCAGTAGCAGTGGATTTGTCTGCAGCCGGCCATTAG
- a CDS encoding efflux RND transporter permease subunit, whose translation MNLNKLTADRRLALLVVVALVTAYPFVGRLAQQAIRGHQNRVEDWLPTTYQETQELGWFRHRFVADQFVVISWEGCTLGDTPAEDDPRIAKLTAALQVASLPPNEAPCFQSVTNGRKTLEEMAAADIPEPIARERLAGTLVGVDGKQTCVMAVLSDEAVDHMKEVIAPPRPATLIQPESPLSPLFAAIQGAGLDPAEVHLGGPPIDNVAIDEEGQKTLANLAVLSSSLGIGLAWWSLRSLRMTALVFIVGLGSSAVSLAMVPLTGGSMDAIMMSMPALIYVLAVSGSLHYLNYYKTIAISEGVEHAASEAFWHAWRPSLLCNVTTSVGLLSLLASDITPIRRFGLYSAIGVMMSLVVLFSFLPAMLTLWPWRPKGSQVDNEPRQSPFWRRYAMAVERHYGKVLFASIAVIIALALGLPRTTTSIDLLKLFSPDAQLLQDYRWFEDHLGKLVPAELVVRFPGSALRESLPETATPRTVASSFTMLERLELVRRIETTVRQRLGADGEGLVGATMSAATFAQTPEDTSGLGRSGQRYAINEELIKAWPRLEKTGFLRKDAETGEELWRITVRCAAFHAEDRDEVVGDIRKVVAPVIAGYDAGVETLADISKFEGEAPRVPKVAIYARGGVTDDVRTAGGLLRDRGLRVAVLDHPLSQATESERNALKEQDYVLAYGASAADLESLRALGPAVKPMSAESADGPVRVVYTGVLPIVYKAQRELLNSLIESTWWSFGTILPLMIFVCRSFLGGIVVMLPNVLPVLVVFGGMAWAGMAVDIGSMMAASIALGVAVDDTIHFLAWYRDDVERLGCRNEAIVSAYERSAAPTLQAGLVNGLGLSVFAMSSFIPTQRFGLLMLAILIAGIVAELVLLPAMLFSPLGRVFDPPKKRVDNVEPIATGIVASKAI comes from the coding sequence ATGAACCTTAATAAACTGACGGCTGATCGCAGGCTTGCTCTGCTTGTCGTCGTTGCCCTCGTAACCGCCTACCCCTTTGTCGGACGACTCGCTCAGCAAGCCATCCGCGGGCATCAAAACCGGGTCGAGGACTGGCTGCCGACCACTTACCAAGAGACGCAAGAGCTCGGGTGGTTCCGTCACCGCTTTGTCGCTGACCAGTTTGTGGTCATCAGCTGGGAGGGCTGTACACTCGGTGACACGCCGGCGGAGGACGACCCGCGCATCGCCAAGCTCACCGCGGCGCTGCAGGTCGCCTCGCTCCCGCCGAACGAGGCGCCCTGCTTCCAGAGCGTGACGAACGGCCGCAAGACGCTCGAAGAGATGGCGGCCGCTGATATCCCCGAGCCGATCGCGCGCGAGCGGTTGGCGGGGACGCTCGTCGGCGTTGACGGCAAGCAGACATGCGTGATGGCGGTCCTCAGCGATGAGGCCGTCGACCACATGAAAGAAGTTATCGCGCCCCCGCGACCGGCGACACTCATCCAGCCCGAGTCGCCGCTCTCGCCGCTGTTCGCCGCGATCCAGGGGGCGGGCCTCGACCCGGCTGAGGTGCATCTGGGCGGACCGCCGATCGACAACGTCGCGATCGACGAAGAGGGGCAGAAGACGCTGGCCAATCTGGCGGTGCTCTCCAGCAGCCTCGGCATCGGCCTGGCGTGGTGGTCGCTACGCAGCCTACGGATGACGGCGCTGGTGTTCATCGTCGGCCTCGGCAGCAGCGCGGTGTCGCTGGCGATGGTGCCGCTCACCGGCGGGTCGATGGACGCGATTATGATGTCGATGCCGGCGCTCATCTACGTGCTCGCCGTGTCGGGGTCGCTGCACTACCTCAACTACTACAAGACGATCGCGATCAGCGAGGGCGTCGAGCACGCCGCTTCCGAAGCGTTCTGGCACGCCTGGCGACCGTCGTTGTTGTGCAACGTCACGACGTCTGTCGGGTTGCTGTCACTCCTTGCCAGCGATATCACGCCCATCCGCCGCTTCGGCCTCTACTCGGCGATCGGCGTGATGATGTCGCTGGTGGTGCTGTTCAGCTTTCTGCCGGCGATGCTGACGCTGTGGCCGTGGCGCCCCAAGGGCTCACAAGTCGATAACGAGCCGCGCCAGAGCCCCTTCTGGCGTCGCTACGCGATGGCTGTGGAGCGCCACTACGGCAAAGTGCTCTTCGCTTCGATCGCTGTGATCATCGCGCTGGCGCTCGGGCTGCCGAGAACCACGACCTCGATCGACCTGCTAAAGCTCTTCAGCCCCGACGCGCAACTGCTCCAGGACTACCGCTGGTTCGAGGACCACCTCGGCAAGCTGGTGCCGGCGGAGCTCGTGGTGCGATTCCCTGGCTCGGCGCTGCGGGAGTCGCTCCCCGAGACGGCGACGCCGCGCACGGTGGCGTCCTCGTTCACGATGCTCGAGCGGCTCGAGTTGGTGCGGCGGATCGAGACCACCGTACGGCAGCGTCTCGGCGCCGACGGCGAGGGACTCGTCGGCGCTACGATGTCAGCGGCGACCTTCGCGCAGACCCCCGAGGACACGTCAGGGCTCGGCCGGTCGGGGCAGCGCTACGCAATTAATGAAGAGCTGATCAAGGCTTGGCCGCGGCTCGAGAAGACCGGCTTCTTGCGCAAGGATGCGGAGACAGGGGAAGAACTCTGGCGGATCACGGTCCGCTGCGCGGCGTTTCATGCCGAGGACCGCGACGAAGTCGTTGGCGACATCCGCAAGGTGGTCGCCCCCGTGATCGCAGGGTACGATGCAGGAGTCGAGACGCTCGCCGATATCTCGAAGTTCGAAGGTGAAGCCCCCCGCGTTCCCAAGGTGGCGATTTATGCGCGCGGGGGCGTCACCGACGACGTACGGACGGCGGGCGGCCTGCTGCGCGACCGCGGGTTGCGCGTGGCGGTGCTCGATCATCCGCTAAGCCAAGCAACCGAGAGCGAGCGGAACGCGCTGAAGGAACAAGACTACGTCCTCGCCTACGGCGCTTCGGCCGCCGACCTGGAGTCGTTGCGCGCCTTGGGACCGGCCGTCAAACCGATGTCCGCGGAGTCCGCTGACGGTCCCGTCCGTGTCGTCTACACCGGTGTCTTACCGATCGTTTACAAGGCGCAGCGGGAGTTGCTCAATAGCCTGATCGAAAGCACTTGGTGGTCGTTCGGCACGATCTTGCCGTTGATGATCTTTGTCTGCCGCAGTTTCCTGGGCGGCATTGTCGTGATGCTCCCCAACGTGCTCCCAGTGCTCGTTGTCTTTGGCGGGATGGCGTGGGCCGGCATGGCGGTCGATATCGGTTCGATGATGGCCGCCAGCATCGCGCTAGGCGTCGCGGTGGACGACACGATCCACTTCCTCGCTTGGTACCGCGACGATGTCGAGAGACTCGGCTGCCGCAACGAGGCGATCGTCTCCGCCTACGAGCGCTCGGCCGCACCGACGTTGCAAGCGGGGCTTGTCAACGGGCTTGGCTTGTCGGTCTTCGCCATGAGCTCGTTCATCCCGACGCAGCGCTTCGGCCTGCTGATGCTGGCGATCCTCATCGCCGGCATCGTCGCCGAGCTCGTGCTGCTGCCGGCGATGCTCTTCAGCCCGCTGGGCCGGGTGTTCGATCCACCGAAGAAACGCGTTGACAACGTCGAGCCGATCGCGACCGGAATCGTGGCGTCCAAGGCGATCTAG